In one window of Branchiostoma floridae strain S238N-H82 chromosome 14, Bfl_VNyyK, whole genome shotgun sequence DNA:
- the LOC118430844 gene encoding kelch-like protein 12 — MAGKPPVPDFRATSCNQEPNVSAARSLSYQDESYLHGFFGTVGDLQKAGVLQDVVLEVGDRRFPCHRLVLSAASPYFRAMLTSDMAESRQKTVVLQGLEAGSCGEILSYIYSGTLHVSMDKVQPLYQAADLLQLDYVRDTCSSHMAMNVERSTCVDLYKFADVFSLDIVLKKCQQWIARHFTEVASSKEFCSLSVNHLAKIISHDKLDVKEETTVWEAVVRWVQHSREDRLHHLPSILPHIRFNLLTSDDTAAILEHPLVKEDPGSSEVIRNVVQKKNPDLKLRLGMTTEMVLLYSSSLDQILFMNPHQGQYISHDYAYSIDDFRAMTVTSDNNIYILRDGGGPCYMSIRQYNHAENGWIDAGMSPVSVPASPEEDFAFFDDFLFEVDGMLYHVAVLGEYNNVLNYVRMRRYNQHTDQWQECSQLVLDEISTEYAMISCGRNLYFLSAWEVRRYDPGQDCWCKRTPPECIPDICSAVAMGTEIFCTDRPFSQTMVYNTVSDSWQELQGWPDQGNRERAVGFVPGLFILENQLHIWIEAEDGSIEDSTEHLMYVYDRSADAWRDLEVTLPDERHRSVEGRSLYHVARFYLPYLTKP; from the exons atggcagggaaaccgccggtcCCCGACTTCAGGGCGACATCCTGCA ACCAAGAACCCAACGTCAGCGCAGCTCGTTCTCTTTCCTACCAggacgagagctatctgcacgggttttttggaactgtgggcgacttacagaaggctggggtactgcaggatgtcgtccttgaagtcggggaccggcggtttccctgccatcggcttgttctgtccgcggccagcccctacttcagggccatgttgacaagtgacatggcggaaagtcgtcagaagacggttgttttacag GGGTTGGAGGCAGGCTCGTgtggggagatcctgagttacatctactccggaaccctccatgtgtccatggacaaagtgcagcccctgtaccaggcagccgacctcctccaactggactatgtgagagacacctgcagcagccacatggccatgaacgtggagcgctccacctgtgtggacctgtacaagtttgctgatgtcttttCTCTGGACATTGTCCTGAAGAAATGTCAGCAGTGGATCGCCAGACACTTTACTGAG GTTGCCTCTAGTAAGgagttctgcagcctgagtgtgaatcatCTGGCTAAGATCATCAGCCATGAtaagctggatgttaaagaggagacaacagtgtgggaggctgtggtgagatgggtgcagcacagcagggaggacag actgcaccacctgcccagcatcctccctcacatccgcttcaacctgctgacctcagacgacacggcagccatcttggaacaccccCTGGTCAAggaggatcctgggagttctgagGTCATCAGGAATGTGGTACAGAAGAAGAACCCCGACCTGAAGCTGAGGCTTGGGATGACCACAGAAATGGTTCTGCTGTACAGTTCAAG TTTAGACCAGatcctcttcatgaaccctcaCCAAGGCCAGTACATCAGCCACGACTATGCCTATTCTATAGATGATTTCAGGGCcatgacagtcaccagtgataacaacatctacaTCCTGAGAGATGGAGGTGGCCCCTGTTATATGTCCATACGTCAGTACAACCATGCAGAGAATGGGTGGATAGATGCTGGTATGTCCCCAGTGTCTGTGCCGGCAAGTCCAGAAGAGGATTTTGCATTCTTCGACGATTTCCTTTTTGAAGTTGATGGAATGTTATACCACGTTGCGGTGTTAGGGGAATATAACAACGTACTGAACTATGTCAGGATGAGGAGGTATAACCAGCATACAgaccagtggcaggagtgttcacagctggTACTGGATGAAATTTCAACAGAGTACGCGATGATATCCTGCGGTCGCAACCTGTATTTCCTCTCAGCCTGGGAAGTGCGTCGCTACGACCCGGGCCAGGACTGTTGGTGCAAGCGGACCCCACCGGAATGCATACCCGACATTTGTtcagctgttgccatgggaaccgaGATTTTCTGCACTGATCGTCCCTTCAGCCAGACGATGGTGTACAACACGGTGTCAGACAGCTGGCAGGAACTGCAGGGATGGCCGGACCAAGGAAACCGGGAACGTGCTGTTGGTTTTGTCCCCGGTCTCTTCAtactggagaaccagctgcacataTGGATAGAAGCTGAGGACGGTTCCATAGAAGACTCAACAGAACATCTGATGTACGTGTACGATAGGTCAGCTGATGCCTGGAGAGACTTGGAGGTCACCCTACCTGATGAGAGGCATCGCAGTGTGGAGGGACGTTCCCTGTACCATGTGGCACGTTTTTACTTACCATATCTGACAAAGCCATGA
- the LOC118430845 gene encoding kelch-like protein 35: protein MTTEMVLLYFSREGQILYMNPHQGKYISCDYDYDLTDDFLALTVTSDNNIYILTMDGSPYQLSIRQYNHTENEWEAGMSSVASLESEDYEDFKFHDDLLFEVDGMLYHVAVLGEYNNVLNYVRMRKYNQHTDQWQECSQLVLDEIPQEYAISGGPSLYFITRSEVHCYDPIQDCWCERAPPIYAPDISTAVAMGTEIFCTDRNFTRTVVYDTESDCWRELSGWPDPRNLDVLCD from the exons ATGACCACAGAAATGGTTCTGCTGTACTTTTCAAg GGAAGGTCAGATCCTCTACATGAACCCTCACCAAGGGAAGTACATCAGTTGCGACTATGATTATGACCTCACAGATGATTTCCTGGCCCTGACAGTGACCAGCGATAACAACATCTACATCCTGACTATGGATGGTAGCCCCTATCAGTTGTCCATACGCCAGTACAACCACACAGAGAATGAGTGGGAAGCTGGTATGTCCTCAGTGGCTTCGTTGGAAAGTGAAGATTATGAGGATTTTAAGTTTCACGACGATCTCCTTTTTGAAGTTGATGGAATGTTATACCACGTTGCGGTGTTAGGGGAATATAACAACGTACTGAACTATGTCAGGATGAGGAAGTATAACCAGCATACAgaccagtggcaggagtgttcacagctggTACTTGATGAAATTCCACAAGAGTACGCGATATCCGGCGGTCCTAGCCTGTATTTCATCACAAGGTCAGAGGTGCATTGCTACGACCCAATCCAGGACTGTTGGTGCGAGCGTGCCCCGCCAATATACGCTCCCGACATCTCTAcagccgttgccatgggaacagagattttctgcaccGATCGTAACTTCACCCGGACTGTGGTGTATgacacagagtcagactgcTGGCGGGAACTGTCAGGCTGGCCGGACCCCAGAAACCTCGATGTGCT GTGCGACTAG
- the LOC118430846 gene encoding uncharacterized protein LOC118430846 has translation MMNTSLGILTVMLCAAIFASARHEAVVMDTNPNNTQSPTTTVLAERRENTTSGSLSLVENKMEVTTGVVARSFPHRTTQHRKRHAMHTVRTVPRTDTERGLVHTVARKDPVEAEVGHKIAMPRHVDNNSTHLLKRTTREPQHVPTTDEPLWNSTFLSSSFARLQRGGISLQRGGISSPVCPAFCCSVNVSCHYTYDIHLKPRCGCADTGNGTNTCSVPGNSDMSWMPVLQRPPWVQGTCLGSWTERESGEDNSTGLKLHCHVDQVDDFTFTVVHWNVSPPGGAFPFRPCIVFVHVNNTEPAHYVKTTVDIVIQYFGFGLIFLFIGVIMSSCKNIKA, from the exons ATGATGAACACGTCACTTGGAATCCTGACCGTCATGCTCTGCGCAGCCATTTTTGCTAGTGCCCGACACGAAGCCGTCGTCATGGATACGAACCCAAACAATACTCAGTCACCAACGACAACAGTTCTGGCGGAAAGGAGGGAGAATACGACATCGGGAAGTCTCTCACTTGTAGAGAACAAAATGGAAGTGACTACCGGAGTCGTCGCAAGGTCCTTTCCCCACAGAACGACACAGCATCGGAAACGACACGCTATGCATACGGTTAGAACCGTTCCACGGACGGATACAGAACGGGGACTGGTACATACTGTGGCGAGGAAAGATCCAGTGGAAGCTGAAGTAGGACATAAAATAGCGATGCCTCGACATGTGGATAACAACAGCACGCACTTACTGAAAAGGACTACCAGAGAACCACAACATGTTCCCACCACAGACGAACCTTTGTGGAATTCTACTTTTCTCAGCAGCAGCTTCGCCAGACTGCAGCGCGGAGGGATATCTCTGCAGCGCGGAGGGATATCTTCCCCGGTGTGCCCCGCCTTCTGCTGCTCCGTGAACGTGTCTTGTCACTACACCTACGACATCCACCTGAAGCCCAGGTGCGGCTGCGCAGATACCGGTAACGGTACCAACACGTGCTCCGTACCGGGTAACTCAGACATGAGCTGGATGCCTGTCCTGCAGCGGCCTCCCTGGGTGCAGGGCACGTGTTTGGGGTCATGGACCGAGAGGGAGTCAGGTGAAG ATAACTCCACGGGGCTGAAGCTCCACTGTCACGTGGACCAAGTAGACGACTTCACCTTCACCGTGGTGCATTGGAACGTGAGTCCGCCAGGGGGCGCCTTTCCCTTCCGACCGTGCATTGTGTTTGTTCACGTGAACAACACTGAGCCTGCGCACTACGTAAAGACCACGGTGGACATCGTGATTCAGTACTTTGGCTTCGGGTTGATCTTTTTGTTTATCGGAGTCATCATGAGTTCCTGTAAGAACATCAAGGCCTGA